Proteins from a single region of Juglans microcarpa x Juglans regia isolate MS1-56 chromosome 5S, Jm3101_v1.0, whole genome shotgun sequence:
- the LOC121267445 gene encoding protein DETOXIFICATION 21-like — translation MASALETLCGQAYGAKQYNMLGVYLQRSWIVLFCTSLFLLPLLIFATPILKILGQDENIADIGGDIGHWFIAVLFSLIPSFTCQMFLQAQSKNVIITYLAAFSIAIHLLLSWLLTVKYKFGIPGAMFSTVLAYWIPNIGQLAFVICGGCRQTWKGFSSLAFKELWPVIKLSVSSGVMLCLEICCNTGLVILARFMKNAEVSIDALSICININGLEMMISLEFLAAASVRVSNELGRGDSKAAKFSIVHTVLTSFVIGFALFLVFLFVRGRIAYIFTDSQEVVEAVASLSPLLAVSILLNSIQPVLPGVAVGAGWQSTVAYVNIACYYLVGIPVGAVLGYLFNMGITGVWVGMLFGTIVQTLVPVVITYRTDWDEQVILAHKRVKRWGAEDAKEGKPAASDV, via the exons ATGGCAAGTGCACTGGAAACTCTCTGTGGGCAAGCATACGGTGCCAAACAATATAACATGCTTGGAGTATATCTTCAAAGATCGTGGATAGTCTTGTTCTGCACCTCattgtttcttcttcctctacttATCTTCGCAACCCCAATTCTTAAGATTTTAGGCCAAGATGAGAACATAGCAGATATTGGAGGGGACATTGGTCACTGGTTCATTGCCGTGCTATTTTCCTTGATTCCAAGTTTTACATGTCAAATGTTCCTACAAGCACAGAGCAAAAACGTGATCATAACTTACTTGGCAGCATTTTCAATTGCAATCCACCTCCTCCTCTCATGGCTTTTAACTGTGAAGTATAAGTTTGGGATTCCCGGTGCAATGTTCTCCACTGTGTTGGCATATTGGATTCCAAATATCGGTCAGCTTGCATTTGTTATCTGTGGAGGATGTCGGCAAACATGGAAAGGTTTCTCATCACTCGCTTTCAAGGAGCTTTGGCCTGTTATCAAGCTTTCTGTGTCATCTGGTGTTATGCTCTG tCTCGAGATCTGCTGCAATACAGGGTTGGTTATTCTAGCAAGATTCATGAAAAATGCTGAGGTCTCCATTGATGCTCTATCTATATG CATTAACATCAATGGATTAGAAATGATGATATCTCTCGAATTCTTGGCTGCAGCAAG TGTTCGGGTATCAAATGAATTGGGAAGAGGGGATTCAAAAGCGGCAAAGTTCTCAATTGTGCATACAGTGCTGACTTCATTTGTCATTGGATTTGCCCTTTTTCTAGTTTTTCTCTTTGTGAGAGGACGTATTGCTTACATATTCACCGACAGTCAGGAGGTTGTTGAAGCAGTTGCAAGCTTGTCACCCTTGCTGGCTGTATCGATACTATTGAACAGTATTCAACCTGTGCTCCCTG GAGTTGCTGTTGGAGCTGGGTGGCAGAGCACAGTAGCATATGTTAACATAGCCTGCTATTATCTTGTTGGAATTCCTGTTGGTGCTGTTCTTGGATATCTTTTTAATATGGGAATCACG GGTGTTTGGGTTGGAATGTTGTTTGGAACAATTGTTCAGACTCTTGTACCCGTTGTTATCACTTATAGAACTGACTGGGACGAACAG GTAATTTTGGCACATAAAAGGGTTAAAAGGTGGGGAGCAGAAGATGCTAAAGAAGGAAAACCTGCTGCATCAGATGTCTAG